DNA sequence from the Malus sylvestris chromosome 10, drMalSylv7.2, whole genome shotgun sequence genome:
CAacaatttccaattttttttaaaaaaaaaaaattgttaatggATTTTCCACAGGTAATTTTGCAAATTTCAACCAAATCAAAACTGAAATTCCGATCCTGACCTCAACTACAGGATCGCATCGGAGCCTGCGGTCAATCTCCTCCGCCGAGACAGGCGACGAATTGGGATAAGTCATCGGGAGAGGGAGGGCGTCGCCGTTGTCGAACAAATAGCTCTCTCTATCGCGCGACCATTTCCTCTCCTTGGCGTTCACCTTAACACCAGAACTCCCGCTGCTACCGCCCTCGAGGTCAGAATCTTGGCCAATTCGGACGCCGACAGAAGACGCGTCGGCAGCGGCGGAGGGGAATTGGATTAGGCGGGGGAATGTGGGGCCCCGAGGGAGGTCGCCGGTGGCAGCGCGGCAGCGGAAGGGTGAGGGTTTGGTGGGGAAGAAGAGGCTAGGGTTTGTAGCCAACATTCCAAGAAATGGTGAGGAGCTCAGGAGTCAGAGGAGtgacagagagagaaagaaaggctATGAGTTGGAGGGAGGTTTGTTTTTATAGACTACCAATGCCGCGCGCGCGGTAACAGCAAGGCACACTAACTTGCGGTCCCTGTTCGTTTATCAAGTGGAAGTTTCACCAGTTAGCATttgggaaattgggaaatttgaaaaaataattaaattttagacCACCTATACAATTATAgtcattattttaattttaggaatatttttgaaatattaTACGAACTTATAcatcttttttaatttatcctatgaactaaaattttaagtgatTTATCATGCCAACTTTtcgaaattattaatttgtcatctcatcctaaaaataatcaaattttagaccacatatagaattatagccttattttaattttgggaaTATTTTCAAAATGTCATACGAATTTATACATCCTTTTCAATTTATCATATGgactaaattttaaatgatttgtcATAACaacttttctaaattattaatttatcatcTCATTTTAACTCCCTTAAGTTTTCCATCCAAAATAGTCGTGCGCAAGGCACATGACTCATGTTTAGAGTTATTTCAGACATTTCAAcctctctctccccttttaaTAAGTTGTCTTCGACAAAAATAATTCTAAGGTTtctcaaaaatacaaaaaaaaggtTACTCCGATATACGAGTATTTGAGAGTTTGCCGTTCGGTTAAAGGGAACGACGTGCACTTacttttttgtgttttgaaGTGAATATGACTTAATATATAGATAGTTACTGGGGCCCTCTAATATATGGTAAAGTTGGATTATATTCTTATGTTAAAATGTCTTAAATAACtatgaaaaaaattatgtgcAAAGCACTTGATTTATTTTGGATGGAAAACTTAATAGAGTTAGGGTTAGATAACAAATCAATGATTTTGGAAATTTGGTATGACAAATCGCTTAAAATTTTTGTTCATATGATAAATTGATAAAAGCATATAAGTTCATAcgacatttcaaaaaaaaatccctTAATTTTATGGTAATTAGAATCAAAACTTGATGCAAAAGTATTAATATAACCTTACTACTAGGGTTCCTCACAACAATCAAAACACAACCTATAAGATTGCATATTTGAATATAAGTGGAGAGCGTTTTCTAAATTCCCAAATTCTTTTTGGCTAATTGGCGCCAATTTGAGAAATTAATCTCGATCATTTTTTCTTTAGATGTCTGCAACCTTTAAACCAAAATTGGAATCTTAGATAGGTTGTCTGAGGGTTCGCCGCGGTTCATTGCTGTGCTTACACACTAGGCTACCCTTCTCCGAAAGCTCCGCGGGACCACCTACCACTAGTCTTCGGCCGGAGGGGTTTATTGCACAAAAACGCCGAGATAGATAAAAGGTACGCGGGGGATAACATGTTGATAACTCCCAAGAGCCCTTATCGACGGAGTCATTTGGCACCTCGATGTCGACTCATCACGTACTAGGGTTGAAGAACGTCCCAAGTGTTCGGTTGTTCGCTAATTCAAGTGATACGTGAATTAGGTTTAGAACGTTATTAGACTGTTCGATTCCTAAATACCGTTAGTGTTAAAGGAAAAACTACGAGGAGCTAAAAAACTTGCTCTATAAAGTCTAAGGTACCGTAACAGACAACCAAAACTAGAGACAAGGAAGAACAGCTTCCCATGAATTTATTGTACAATAGATAGAATAGAGAGTCAAACATTGCTGCCATGCTGCTTATGCAAAGTGAATATACTCCCCGTGTCCCTGCTTGTGGAGTCAAATTTTGTTTGGCCCTCAAAATCTCTAATGCTTGCAAAAACATAGGTCAAAAAAGGATGTTAGTGATTTCATCTGTATTCTGGTCGAGGTTGAACTTTCAATCTTACAACTATTTTTTTGAAGCAGATAGTTCACAGTGTTCATTCTATGATTACTATAAAAGCCAACCATGACTATCTTCGGAATTTAGCTCTAACTTTCCTTGCCCATCCTTTTCGAATGATTCAGTGTAATTGATTGTCACACTCTCTCTAGACCCAACCGCGACCCCCTGACCTTGGCGGACCATGATGGAAGGCCGTAAGCAGTGGCTCGACGGAGATGGTTCGAATCAAGCGAAACTTTGCTTTTTTGATTCATGCTTTCCTTCTTTCTGGTTTAAGGTCAGAAATCCGAAAGGTTGCAAAGTAGTTCAAAAGTTGtagagaaaaatgaaaacaaaaaaagtgatggagattaatttttcatttaaagGTAGTTTAAAGGTTGTGTTTCGGTTGTTGTGAGAAATCCTAATATTAAGAGTATTTTAGTACTTTTATATCATGTTTTGGTTATACTTATCATAAAGTTAAAATAatggctataattctatatggaGTCTAAAATTCGactattttttcaaatttccctAAGTATTTAGCAATGCTAAATTTGTTATGCCACGTATGAAAAATGCATCTCAAACAGAAATAGTAACTTACTTAACAAATTAAATAGTTAACAACTAATCTTGTATATATTTACAAGGTC
Encoded proteins:
- the LOC126584682 gene encoding protein disulfide-isomerase SCO2 isoform X2, which codes for MLATNPSLFFPTKPSPFRCRAATGDLPRGPTFPRLIQFPSAAADASSVGVRIGQDSDLEGGSSGSSGVKVNAKERKWSRDRESYLFDNGDALPLPMTYPNSSPVSAEEIDRRLRCDPVVEDCKEVVYEWTGKCNSCQGSGFVSYFNKRGKETVCKCIPCQGIVTEVNRQ
- the LOC126584682 gene encoding protein disulfide-isomerase SCO2 isoform X1 — protein: MLATNPSLFFPTKPSPFRCRAATGDLPRGPTFPRLIQFPSAAADASSVGVRIGQDSDLEGGSSGSSGVKVNAKERKWSRDRESYLFDNGDALPLPMTYPNSSPVSAEEIDRRLRCDPVVEDCKEVVYEWTGKCNSCQGSGFVSYFNKRGKETVCKCIPCQGIGYVQKITARKDIEVMVDLDNGKPP